From Macaca fascicularis isolate 582-1 chromosome 14, T2T-MFA8v1.1, a single genomic window includes:
- the ZC3H12C gene encoding probable ribonuclease ZC3H12C isoform X2, whose amino-acid sequence MPGSGSQEYGVLCIQEYGKNSKVESSAHNSFMGLKDHLGHDLGHLYVESSDPQLSPAAPWSTVERPSMDTVNAGKDEKEVSEENASSGDSEENTNSDHESEQSGSISVEPGLITKTHRQLCRSPCLQPHILKRNEILQDFKPEESQTTSKEAKKPPDVVREYQTKLEFALKLGYSEEQVQLVLNKLGTDALINDILGELVKLGNKSEADQTVSTINTITRETSSLESQRSESPMQEIVTDDGENLRPIVIDGSNVAMSHGNKEVFSCRGIKLAVDWFLERGHKDITVFVPAWRKEQSRPDALITDQEILRKLEKEKILVFTPSRRVQGRRVVCYDDRFIVKLAFESDGIIVSNDNYRDLANEKPEWKKFIDERLLMYSFVNDKFMPPDDPLGRHGPSLDNFLRKKPIVPEHKKQPCPYGKKCTYGHKCKYYHPERGSQPQRSVADELRAMSRNTAAKTANEGGLVKSNSVPCSTKADSSSDVKRGAPKRQSDPSIRTQVYQDLEEKLPTKNKLETRSVPSLVSIPATSTAKPQSTTSLSNGLPSGVHFPPQDQRPQGQYPPMMMATKNHGTLMPYEQYPKCDSPVDIGYYSMLNAYSNLSLSGPRSPERRFSLDTDYRISSVASDCSSEGSMSCGSSDSYVGYNDRSYVSSPDPQLEENLKCQHMHPHSRLNPQPFLQNFHDPLTRVQSYSHEEPKFHHKPPLPHLALHLQHPAVGARSSCPGDYPSPPSSAHSKAPHLGRSLVATRIDSISDSRLYDSSPSRQRKPYSRQEGLGGWERPGYGIDAYGYRQTYSLPDNSTQPCYEQFTFQSLPEQQEPAWRIPYCGMPQDPPRYQDNREKIYINLCNIFPPDLVRIVMKRNPHMTDAQQLAAAILVEKSQLGY is encoded by the exons gAATACGGGGTGCTTTGCATTCAGGAATACGGAAAAAATAGCAAAGTGGAGTCAAGTGCACATAACAGCTTCATGGGCTTGAAGGATCACCTAGGACATGACCTCGGCCACCTTTATGTGGAGAGCAGTGACCCACAGTTAAGTCCAGCTGCACCTTGGTCAACAGTAGAGAGACCAAGTATGGATACCGTTAATGCGGGAAAGGATGAAAAAGAGGTGTCTGAAGAGAATGCAAGCTCTGGTGActctgaagaaaacacaaattctgATCATGAGTCAGAACAATCGGGTAGCATTTCAGTAGAGCCAGGCTTAATAACTAAGACTCACAGACAACTCTGCAGGTCTCCCTGTTTACAGCCTCACATACTCAAGCGCAATGAAATTTTGCAAGACTTTAAACCTGAAGAGTCCCAGACTACATCCAAGGAAGCAAAGAAACCACCTGATGTGGTGCGAGAATACCAAACAAAACTGGAGTTTGCACTTAAGTTAGGATATTCTGAAGAACAGGTTCAGCTTGTACTAAACAAACTTGGTACTGATGCTTTAATCAATGATATTTTGGGAGAACTTGTCAAACTTGGAAATAAAAGTGAGGCTGATCAGACGGTTAGTACAATTAACACTATAACACGGGAAACTTCTTCCCTGGAATCTCAGAGGTCTGAATCTCCAATGCAAGAGATTGTAACAGATGATGGTGAAAATCTGAGACCAATAGTTATTGATGGCAGCAATGTGGCAATGAG CCATGGAAACAAAGAAGTATTTTCCTGCAGAGGAATAAAGTTGGCAGTGGATTGGTTTTTGGAAAGAGGCCACAAAGATATTACAGTTTTTGTTCCTGCGTGGAGGAAAGAGCAATCCCGACCTGATGCTCTCATTACAG ATCAGGAAATTTTACGTAagttagaaaaggagaaaatcctGGTGTTCACGCCGTCCCGGCGAGTCCAGGGGAGGAGAGTGGTGTGCTATGACGACAGGTTCATCGTGAAGCTGGCTTTTGAGTCGGATGGTATCATTGTGTCCAATGATAACTACAGGGATTTGGCTAACGAGAAACCGGAATGGAAGAAGTTCATAGATGAACGattattaatgtattcatttgtCAATGACAA GTTCATGCCCCCTGATGACCCTCTTGGCAGACATGGCCCCAGTCTGGATAATTTTCTGAGGAAGAAACCTATTGTTCCTGAACACAAAAAGCAGCCTTGTCCATATG GAAAGAAGTGTACCTATGGACACAAGTGCAAATATTATCATCCCGAAAGGGGCAGCCAGCCACAGCGGTCAGTGGCTGATGAACTCCGTGCCATGTCTAGAAATACAGCAGCCAAAACTGCAAACGAAGGAGGACTGGTGAAAAGCAACAGTGTTCCTTGTAGCACCAAGGCTGATAGCTCTTCTGATGTCAAACGAGGTGCTCCAAAGAGGCAATCAGATCCAAGCATAAGGACTCAAGTCTACCAAGACCTAGAAGAAAAGCTTCCCACCAAAAACAAATTGGAAACCAGGTCTGTACCTTCCTTAGTTAGCATCCCGGCTACTTCTACTGCAAAACCCCAAAGCACTACATCTTTAAGCAATGGCCTTCCATCTGGAGTTCATTTCCCACCTCAGGATCAAAGACCACAGGGACAATATCCTCCAATGATGATGGCAACCAAAAATCATGGAACGCTAATGCCTTATGAACAGTATCCAAAATGTGACTCGCCTGTCGACATTGGATATTATTCCATGTTGAATGCATACTCAAATCTGAGTCTCTCAGGCCCACGAAGCCCTGAAAGGCGTTTCTCCTTAGACACAGATTATAGAATAAGTTCCGTAGCTTCTGACTGCAGCAGTGAAGGGAGCATGAGCTGTGGGAGCAGTGACTCCTACGTGGGTTACAATGACCGGTCCTATGTCAGCTCCCCCGACCCACAGCTAGAGGAGAATTTGAAGTGTCAACACATGCACCCTCACAGCCGCCTTAATCCTCAACCCTTCCTGCAGAATTTCCACGACCCCTTAACCAGAGTGCAAAGTTACAGTCACGAAGAACCAAAGTTCCATCACAAGCCTCCTCTTCCGCACTTGGCTCTGCACCTGCAGCACCCCGCTGTGGGCGCCCGGTCCAGCTGTCCCGGCGACTACCCCTCTCCTCCAAGTTCAGCACACTCTAAGGCACCACACCTAGGGAGGTCCTTGGTGGCCACGAGAATAGACAGCATCTCTGACTCTCGACTTTATGATAGTTCTCCTTCACGACAAAGAAAGCCTTATTCCCGCCAGGAAggcctgggaggctgggagaggccGGGTTATGGGATCGACGCCTATGGGTACCGGCAGACATACTCCTTGCCCGATAACTCCACGCAGCCGTGCTATGAGCAGTTCACCTTCCAGAGCCTCCCCGAGCAGCAGGAGCCCGCCTGGCGGATCCCGTACTGTGGAATGCCGCAAGATCCCCCCAGGTATCAAGACAACCGAGAAAAGATTTATATCAATTTGTGCAACATCTTCCCACCTGACCTTGTGAGAATTGTCATGAAAAGGAATCCTCACATGACAGACGCCCAGCAGCTCGCCGCAGCCATTTTAGTGGAGAAATCCCAGCTGGGTTATTGA
- the ZC3H12C gene encoding probable ribonuclease ZC3H12C isoform X1, which translates to MAAEKRMQEYGVLCIQEYGKNSKVESSAHNSFMGLKDHLGHDLGHLYVESSDPQLSPAAPWSTVERPSMDTVNAGKDEKEVSEENASSGDSEENTNSDHESEQSGSISVEPGLITKTHRQLCRSPCLQPHILKRNEILQDFKPEESQTTSKEAKKPPDVVREYQTKLEFALKLGYSEEQVQLVLNKLGTDALINDILGELVKLGNKSEADQTVSTINTITRETSSLESQRSESPMQEIVTDDGENLRPIVIDGSNVAMSHGNKEVFSCRGIKLAVDWFLERGHKDITVFVPAWRKEQSRPDALITDQEILRKLEKEKILVFTPSRRVQGRRVVCYDDRFIVKLAFESDGIIVSNDNYRDLANEKPEWKKFIDERLLMYSFVNDKFMPPDDPLGRHGPSLDNFLRKKPIVPEHKKQPCPYGKKCTYGHKCKYYHPERGSQPQRSVADELRAMSRNTAAKTANEGGLVKSNSVPCSTKADSSSDVKRGAPKRQSDPSIRTQVYQDLEEKLPTKNKLETRSVPSLVSIPATSTAKPQSTTSLSNGLPSGVHFPPQDQRPQGQYPPMMMATKNHGTLMPYEQYPKCDSPVDIGYYSMLNAYSNLSLSGPRSPERRFSLDTDYRISSVASDCSSEGSMSCGSSDSYVGYNDRSYVSSPDPQLEENLKCQHMHPHSRLNPQPFLQNFHDPLTRVQSYSHEEPKFHHKPPLPHLALHLQHPAVGARSSCPGDYPSPPSSAHSKAPHLGRSLVATRIDSISDSRLYDSSPSRQRKPYSRQEGLGGWERPGYGIDAYGYRQTYSLPDNSTQPCYEQFTFQSLPEQQEPAWRIPYCGMPQDPPRYQDNREKIYINLCNIFPPDLVRIVMKRNPHMTDAQQLAAAILVEKSQLGY; encoded by the exons gAATACGGGGTGCTTTGCATTCAGGAATACGGAAAAAATAGCAAAGTGGAGTCAAGTGCACATAACAGCTTCATGGGCTTGAAGGATCACCTAGGACATGACCTCGGCCACCTTTATGTGGAGAGCAGTGACCCACAGTTAAGTCCAGCTGCACCTTGGTCAACAGTAGAGAGACCAAGTATGGATACCGTTAATGCGGGAAAGGATGAAAAAGAGGTGTCTGAAGAGAATGCAAGCTCTGGTGActctgaagaaaacacaaattctgATCATGAGTCAGAACAATCGGGTAGCATTTCAGTAGAGCCAGGCTTAATAACTAAGACTCACAGACAACTCTGCAGGTCTCCCTGTTTACAGCCTCACATACTCAAGCGCAATGAAATTTTGCAAGACTTTAAACCTGAAGAGTCCCAGACTACATCCAAGGAAGCAAAGAAACCACCTGATGTGGTGCGAGAATACCAAACAAAACTGGAGTTTGCACTTAAGTTAGGATATTCTGAAGAACAGGTTCAGCTTGTACTAAACAAACTTGGTACTGATGCTTTAATCAATGATATTTTGGGAGAACTTGTCAAACTTGGAAATAAAAGTGAGGCTGATCAGACGGTTAGTACAATTAACACTATAACACGGGAAACTTCTTCCCTGGAATCTCAGAGGTCTGAATCTCCAATGCAAGAGATTGTAACAGATGATGGTGAAAATCTGAGACCAATAGTTATTGATGGCAGCAATGTGGCAATGAG CCATGGAAACAAAGAAGTATTTTCCTGCAGAGGAATAAAGTTGGCAGTGGATTGGTTTTTGGAAAGAGGCCACAAAGATATTACAGTTTTTGTTCCTGCGTGGAGGAAAGAGCAATCCCGACCTGATGCTCTCATTACAG ATCAGGAAATTTTACGTAagttagaaaaggagaaaatcctGGTGTTCACGCCGTCCCGGCGAGTCCAGGGGAGGAGAGTGGTGTGCTATGACGACAGGTTCATCGTGAAGCTGGCTTTTGAGTCGGATGGTATCATTGTGTCCAATGATAACTACAGGGATTTGGCTAACGAGAAACCGGAATGGAAGAAGTTCATAGATGAACGattattaatgtattcatttgtCAATGACAA GTTCATGCCCCCTGATGACCCTCTTGGCAGACATGGCCCCAGTCTGGATAATTTTCTGAGGAAGAAACCTATTGTTCCTGAACACAAAAAGCAGCCTTGTCCATATG GAAAGAAGTGTACCTATGGACACAAGTGCAAATATTATCATCCCGAAAGGGGCAGCCAGCCACAGCGGTCAGTGGCTGATGAACTCCGTGCCATGTCTAGAAATACAGCAGCCAAAACTGCAAACGAAGGAGGACTGGTGAAAAGCAACAGTGTTCCTTGTAGCACCAAGGCTGATAGCTCTTCTGATGTCAAACGAGGTGCTCCAAAGAGGCAATCAGATCCAAGCATAAGGACTCAAGTCTACCAAGACCTAGAAGAAAAGCTTCCCACCAAAAACAAATTGGAAACCAGGTCTGTACCTTCCTTAGTTAGCATCCCGGCTACTTCTACTGCAAAACCCCAAAGCACTACATCTTTAAGCAATGGCCTTCCATCTGGAGTTCATTTCCCACCTCAGGATCAAAGACCACAGGGACAATATCCTCCAATGATGATGGCAACCAAAAATCATGGAACGCTAATGCCTTATGAACAGTATCCAAAATGTGACTCGCCTGTCGACATTGGATATTATTCCATGTTGAATGCATACTCAAATCTGAGTCTCTCAGGCCCACGAAGCCCTGAAAGGCGTTTCTCCTTAGACACAGATTATAGAATAAGTTCCGTAGCTTCTGACTGCAGCAGTGAAGGGAGCATGAGCTGTGGGAGCAGTGACTCCTACGTGGGTTACAATGACCGGTCCTATGTCAGCTCCCCCGACCCACAGCTAGAGGAGAATTTGAAGTGTCAACACATGCACCCTCACAGCCGCCTTAATCCTCAACCCTTCCTGCAGAATTTCCACGACCCCTTAACCAGAGTGCAAAGTTACAGTCACGAAGAACCAAAGTTCCATCACAAGCCTCCTCTTCCGCACTTGGCTCTGCACCTGCAGCACCCCGCTGTGGGCGCCCGGTCCAGCTGTCCCGGCGACTACCCCTCTCCTCCAAGTTCAGCACACTCTAAGGCACCACACCTAGGGAGGTCCTTGGTGGCCACGAGAATAGACAGCATCTCTGACTCTCGACTTTATGATAGTTCTCCTTCACGACAAAGAAAGCCTTATTCCCGCCAGGAAggcctgggaggctgggagaggccGGGTTATGGGATCGACGCCTATGGGTACCGGCAGACATACTCCTTGCCCGATAACTCCACGCAGCCGTGCTATGAGCAGTTCACCTTCCAGAGCCTCCCCGAGCAGCAGGAGCCCGCCTGGCGGATCCCGTACTGTGGAATGCCGCAAGATCCCCCCAGGTATCAAGACAACCGAGAAAAGATTTATATCAATTTGTGCAACATCTTCCCACCTGACCTTGTGAGAATTGTCATGAAAAGGAATCCTCACATGACAGACGCCCAGCAGCTCGCCGCAGCCATTTTAGTGGAGAAATCCCAGCTGGGTTATTGA